A window of Cheilinus undulatus linkage group 23, ASM1832078v1, whole genome shotgun sequence genomic DNA:
CATTGGTTTTGAGGAGCTTTAGCTCTTAAAGGTTGAGTCTTCATGATTTGATCCTGATTTTCTCTGaagctacagtcatggacgaaagtattggcacccttggactttttccagaaaatacaccatttctcccagaaattgttgcaattacaaatgtttttagtatacatgtttatttcctttatgtgcattggatcaacacaaaaaatctgaagaaaaaagccaaaattgacataattttacacaaaacttgTAAATTAGTTGGACATAAtgattgtcccccttttaaaactgtgggtaaatcattttatttcaagcatgtgatgctcatttaaactcacctgtggcagtaacaggtgctggcaatctagaaatcacacctgaagccagtagaatatctaaaagttgactcaacctttgtgttgtgtgcctgtgtgtgtcacaccaagcatggagatgagaaagaagagcccagaattgtctgaggacttaagaaacaaaattgtggaaaactatgaacaatctcaaggttacaagaccatctccagagatcttgagattcctttgtccactgtgcgtaatataattaAGAAGTTTACAACCcgtggagctgtggctaatctccctggacgtggacggaagagaaaaatggacaaaagaatgcaacacaggatagttagaatggtggataaacatcctcaagtcaacttccacacagattcaggctgtcctgcagactcagggtgcaaaagtgtcagctgggaccatacgtggtcatctgaatgagatgaagcgctatggcaggagaccgaggagaaccccactgctgacaaagagacataaaaaagccagactggagtttgcagaaatgtacctgagtaagcctcaatccttctgcaccacagtacctacagtcaaacatggtggaggttcaaggatgttttggggttgttttgctgcctctggcactgggtgccttgactgtgtgcaaggaatcatgaaatctggagaatatcaaaagattttgggccgcaatgtagggcctagtgtcagaaagctgggtctgtgtcagaggtcatgggtgttccagcaggacaatgaccccagacatacctcagaaagcaccaagaaatggttggagacaaagctggagagttctgaagtggccagcaatgagcatgatctaaatcccatttaacacctatggagagatctcaaaactgctgttgcaagaaggacccttcaaatctgagagacctggagcagtttgcaaaagaagagtgtttcagaattccagttgagaagtgtaagaagcttgttgatgatTGTAGGAAGTGattgtttcagttattttttcccaagggtgtgcaaccaaatatgaagttgagggtgccagcccatttttgagttctgtgtaaaattatgtcaattttggctttttttttcttctgctttttttatgttgctccaatgcacataaaggaaataaatgtgtataccaaaaacatttgtaattgcagcaatttctgggagaaatggtgtattttctggaaaaaattccaagggtgccaatactttaGTCCATGACTGTATAGCCTGAATGATGTCCGCCtttttatcaatcaatcaatcaattttttgcacttattgGTGCTGGGTTGCAATCGAACTTGCTGTGTGACCCCTGTTTCTGTGGGCCGAGTCTGTCTGAGCCCAAaagccgaatacttttgtccatatagtgtttaTGGCCACAACTTTAAGATTGATCAGCGAACTTTACCATAGATGTTGATGGTTCCCAGAAGATAAATCATCCTGAAGTGATCCTTTGATTCCTTTAAACACCACAATCTTGCAGTGCAAGATTTATGTGCTCTAGTAGATGAATACTTTTGATGTTATCTCATAGATTTATGGATTCTCCTTATTTTTAATGGAAAGTCATAGTCCCCAGAGGGGGACTCATCATTGCATAATTCCAGCCTTTCCTGTCTGACAACAGTCACGTTCACTTTTTTTTGAGTCAGGATTCACCACAAATATTGGACTGATTGAGTCAAGTCTGGAAGAAGATTTATGGCCCTCAGGCTTTCCTTTAACGGCAcagtgattttgactttagGAGAAATTTCCCACAGCAGTATGAGGGGTTAGAATAAAACTTCTGTGGGACATTCATGGTCACCAGAGGATGGCTGCTTTTGATGCTCAGCTCAGTCATGTGGATTGCCTTCATTTGTTTTGAGAAGTCATGGTCTCGAGAGGATAAATACTCACGTCTTGTTAATTTTTGGGTGGATTGTAGGGAGTTTTGTTAAGACATTTATGGGATTGAGTAGGGGAAGTCTCGCACCGATAGTCCCCAGAGGATGAATCCCCATGAGCTGACCCTTACTTTTCTGTGGAGTTcaagttttagttttaataaaaaaatgaaaaatattgggTGGATTTCTATGACATAATGTCCTCTCATAATCCCCAGAAGGTAGACTGTCATGACTTGAAACAGAACGTACTGAGTCAGTGGTTTTCAGTGAAAGTTACAACAGTTCAGCAGGTACTCATGAACCTTTAACAGTCTTTAATGGAGTTGTTTTCCTGGATTTCACTGACAGATCCAAAAATGCACATACCAGGAGGTTCACTCTTAAAGGTCACAGGTTCAGAAGCACAATAGGCCTGTTGTAGTGCGACGGTAGAGGAGCAAAAACAGCGAGGCGGTTCAGACGAGCGTCTCAGGAAAACAGAACGATGTCCGGAGGCTGAGCTAGTCCTgacatgtgtgtgtgagtgtgaggcaGCTGGATACACACACCTTTCCCacccttctctctttctgccccCTGAGGCGCACATTCATTCAcaaaagtttgtctttttattcccTCCCACCCATCCAATCAGCCTCTGACTCGTCTGCGGATTACGTTTCGATTCCCTGCTGACTCACAGCATCGCTTCCTCTCCCGTTGGTCTCCACCAGGAGGGAGCGCGCCGGCGCATCCAGCAGAGAGACGTCTTGATAAAAATATAGGGGGAGAGGAAGTTAGGGTTCACTTCTCAACACCAGACTTCTGATCACTGTAACCTTTCAAAAATAGATCAATATTTCTACCATTCTACcccaactaaaataaaaaatgcccccttttattttccttttaaatgcattttttaaagctgttgttgtttatgtttttaggTCCTTGGCCGGGTTGTTCTGCTACATCTAATTAACGACCTGGTCAGCGGTTATCGTAACAACGAAAGCTGGGCGGTGCAGTTACTCAACAGCACCCGCATCCACATCCTGCCGACGATGAACCCAGACGGCTTCGATGCATCAGACACAGACTGCATACTCAGCACAGGGAGGTACTGACACACATTTAACATGTAAAGATTCAGCTACGATTAGTGCTGCAGGATTTGGTAATAATGAGTGAACAATACTGCTATTTATAATTACAATTACAATATAATTCATAAATGGGATCATGGATCAACCTGCTTGGTTGTCAGTGAAAATTCAGAGAATAATGGCAGTTTAGAAGACTctatttctcaactcaaaacacaaatcctttttttcttttttttttacccctttttactcccaatttttcccattttaaccacatttcaccatttgatatgcccagttttggtacttttctgccaatatctaccaatttttttctttctcagttaacccttttttgcccgtttataacaatttttcatcccatttcatcagatttccaccaattttgcaaatctaaagccatttcagacacatttttgccacttagacccatttttatctaatgtttgccacttcggacccatttctgctactttaaaaatccgacttcaccaccttttccaacatttttttgccattattaacccattttagcaacttctaaaccatttttattcttttctgacaaaagggatttacatttttaagaagacacagatgaataaataaagatatttgtttctttggtaagtgtggctattattcaggtcaaatataaaatttgGTTTTCACAGCCTAACTTTATAATAGAcaaggattttgctgacctccatagacccccagtttggctgggccccagaaagctctcccatttatccacCTAATGGACAGGCTTGGTTCATGGCCGTGTGCAACCACcgtcaggtacagtgggggtccccggtctctggcaccttaattttgggggcaggctgaaaaggttgagaactcctGCTTTACAAAATGTAATACTTGCACTATTGTAAACTACTTCAGGATTTTTCGTTAACATTTCAAGTACGACTGAATCCAAAAATAATAACAGTCATTTAAGGGGTTGTGTAATTGCAGTCTGAGGTTTCTATTGTGATTGCAACTAGATTTATTATGCAGCACTAATTAAGACCCACTTTAATGTAATGTAGCATCACTGCATTGCAGCGTGTGATAACTTGTGCCTTCAAACACTACCAAATCTTTCTACAGCTTCTGTTCTTAAAGGCAGTGTAGTGGAAACAGGAACAAGGCTGCCAAAGTCTTTCTCTGGTGGACTGTAGCAAGCACAGAACCAGCTACGGATGTTTAGATTGCTTTTAGATTGGTTTTAAGTAATAATTAGGACTGTCAAACTATTCAGtgtttaatcttgattaatctACAGATATCCGTGGTTGATCACAATCATTCATCAATTCAGTCAAATTGAGCAATTATGCTCCTTCAAACTGGTGTTAACTCTAGTACTGAGTATGTTTGCCTCATGTAGCAGCACCAAAAAGTCATGTGATGTACTGTTGATGTAAGAAATCTAGAAACAGCAGCTTTAAGAAGCTTCTAGGCTGTTAAATGCATGCCAAACATGGCTGCATACAGGGTTAGAGCGTCTGTGTGCCAGCCAAATGTCAAAACAGACTTAAGAGACCTGAGATGACAATCATGTAGCCGCCATGTTGACTGTAGACTAAACTCTGCGACGCTCCAACGCCCAAAACACTCTGATAGTCAGGAAACCAGACTGGGTGTAGATCAGTATCTACAGTCAGTGAAGGCCTCTGAGTGTCTCATTAGAAGTGTTTTGACTTGTGCTAATGTAGCGTGTTTAAGTGTGTTTGTGGGTCATTGTGAGTGTGTTAATCTGCTCCCTTACTGAACGGCAGCGGTCTGAGCGGCGCTTTAAACAGCCGCCGTGAGTTTAGATCTGAGTTTTGTTGAAAGAGAGAGTGTCAGAGGTCAGCACTTTCCACACCGTATAAGGAAGCGCTCCTCTCTGCCCTGAATATCAGAATGTTTCTCCAGTTAGGGGGAGAAATCAGCATTTAACCTTTGGTTTTTGATCATAGATATTTATTTCTTCATCTTCATTGCCTTAAAGTAGCACTGATGGTTCCTGGCAGCATCCTTGGCAAATAAGTTCTAACTTCAAGCCTTGTTGGGTTTATATATGACTAAATTTAGCATTCTTTATAGGTTTTATACCAATTAATACATCTGATCTGATGGCTCTTCTAATATTACTGCCTTTAgctgatctttttttgtttaaatacatACTTTTACACCTAATCTGACCCTGAAAAGGTCTGTGCTTCTGTGACTGTGTTGTCAGAAGGTAATATTCTCTCATCAGCCTTGGCAACATCTCCTAAAACATCCTCAGTGGAGTTTAAATCTGTTCTGTGCCTCTgctgtttaaataaaggcaCGCTTACTTCCTGATGACGGTTAAAGGATCATGggaaactttattttaacacaAGTGCCTTGCCCACGGGAGCATCGGCACCAGCTGACACTTCTCTCAGACCCTTTTATTCACCCACAGATTTCCtataaacatctttaaaaatcgATTTACAAAAGTTGGAAGGAAGATTCTGCCCACTTGTGTAtctgaaaatcaaaaacatcaaatgtgCGGTGATGtcaggagaaaaacaggaaacattaaGAAGCTGTTCCTGCTGCCGATCATTAACACAGATTTTGTCAGTGTGTTGGTGATTCTGTTAAAGGTTAAtctctgttttttctcctgtttcagGTATAACTTTAACGGCATCGATCTGAACAGGAACTTTCCGGATGCTTTCTCTGGTCTACGTAAACAGCAGCCAGACGTGGAGAAGAGGGAGGCAGAGGTCGGTCATAAATCATACTCAAGTTAAACACTGTTCATAGAGAGGTCCAGTTTTATTGGATTTTATACTTGTACAAAATCCAATAAAACTGGAccttgcagcattaggaggtcctCTTTGTAAACAGGATTCAAGAATACAACAGGGATTAAATGTATTAAGCTGCAGAGCttcatttttgtcataaaacTAGGAAAAAGTTTGAATATGATGCAGAAAAAGCACATTTGTGTACGAAAATTAGATGGCAGGAAAAGAAATGTTCCTTCCTGATAAATCCTGCAAAAAACTCACCAAGCATTCTCCATGCGTGACCCAGGACGGCCACTTTTACcagattttctccctcatagtaaattcattcatgaaacaaaaatggtggCTTGCTGTTTAGTAAATCCACCTTATGGagtgttattttttatgaagAGTTCAGAACAAGAAGTAATCAAAGGAAGGGGATGGAGCTGAGTAATATCTCTGGTTTCTACTTGAgctggaaatgtctagtggggccacattAGGGGGGATGAGGGGGTGGGGCATGTAGGCTCTTGGATATGAGGTACAGCGACAGAACAGCAACTTCCTGTAGAAGTTCACACCTCATTATGTTGCTGCCCCTCACATTTCCAACATAGACATATCAATAAATTTTTCTCCATCCATCTTCATTTGTTTATCCGTGACTGGGTAGCAGACTAAGCAGGTCCACCCAGACGCCCCTTTCCCCAGCAACACCttccaactcctgctgggggatcctgaagcattcccagaccagacaggatgtGTAATCCCTCCCacgcattctgggtcttcccgaggtctcctcccagccggACGTGCCCAAAATACCTCAATGGGtggtgaccaggaggcatcctgatcagatgtaTGAATCATCTAAACTGGCTCctaggagcagcagctctactcctagCTACCTCttgatgtctgaactcctcaccctaaaTCAAAGGCTGAACCCAGACACGCTATAGAGGATCGTCGTATCgacgatctcattctttcagtcattacccagggttcatgaccataggtgaggtcTGCAGTTCTGccaatgctgcaccaatctgcccaTCAGTctctcccttttaccctcactcgtgaacaagaccccaagatacttgaactccttcacctggggcaaagactcactccccacccggagggagcaatccaccgttttGCTGCAgataatttttcagtttttgaatatgtttggaaatatttgaggtatTATATatacagcactgtgcagaacttttaggcatgtttgggacaaaaattgaggctgatgTAAGGCGAAGATGTGGTGAGGAAGGAAGGAGGATCGACACAATCCTGGCTGTGCTCTGGTTGTGCTTGCATTTTTCCAAGGggtatgggaaaataatctgttgaaaaactaacaaacaataacaacagaaaaaatgacctttagggtggagtaaggggtggatgtggaaAGTAAACATGACCAAGGGTATAGTCCAGATGGGCTTCAAGTCCCTGATCAGCCTGTTttggcgtattaccaggggtgaaaatgCCCTGATaagagatgccatcgagcttgacctagACTCTGCAGCCCCCCCCAACTTATGCACATTAGTATCCAAGACAGTAGTGGTCAAGTTGTGTTTAAAGttgatatttcagtgttaaacTCCTCTGTATTACACccttattttaaatatatttacccTTGTCTTGAATGAAATGTGTTTCAGGTCAGGGCTGTGATCGACTGGCTAAAGATGGAGAGTTTTGTTCTGTCTGCAAACCTTCATGGAGGAGCTCTAGTGGCGAGTTATCCCTATGACAACAGCAACGGAGGTAAACAGATATACTCACAAACATATGGCTTTAAAGGAATAATTAAGATGTTTAAATGTTATTAATACTATAAAAATCATACACTGCACGGCCAGAAGACTAAACTTAAACACCACCTATTTCCCATTGATTTAGTCTGGTTTACAGAAGCCGTGCCATTGTTTAACTGCTGTTAGATTAACAGGTGACACTCTGGAAACTACCTGATTAGAAACATTTATCAGTGTCCATGGAGCTTTTATGTCACTGGGAGGGTTTTTTCGAGGATCTGAGGGCCGCAACGTACTCAAGTCTCAGAGTCTGCTTTAATGCACCGCAGAGCGAGGAGACGTGACTCAGGAGTTTCTCAGACGATAAGTTTCTAAAACAATACGACCTTGAAACTGAGAAAAGACTTGGTGGTCCAAAACAACCCTGAGACgatgtttggatatttttatttcaaagattaGATTATATAAAAGTACAAAGCAGAGGGGACGGGAAGCAGACTCTTACACTCCATCCTCAGACATTGTTGAGCAGCGCTTGATAAACACGTGAAGATATTTGCCTTCACACTCTGATCACATCTTTTAGGGAGGCTGAAATGCCCAAATAATGCTTTTTAGGAGTCTGAACATGGTTTCAGATATATCTAAGAAACCATTTTTACAGAAACTCCTCGGTGAAGAGGGTCAGGATTACTAATCACTATTGTTCCAGCTGGTTTAGTCTTTTCGGCTCTGAAGGTTGGTTTATTATAACACGTTTCCTGCAGCTTaacacatgatttcaattaAAGAAGGTAAGAAAATGCTCTGTTTATTATTTCCAACCTCAGGGCCTGGAACTAAACTGTACCACCTTGTCTAATGAAGGATTTTTGATACTGCTGCTTTGTATATTTTGTACACAGCTGATTGCAGGTCACAAGCAAAAGCAATGGAAGGTGTGTTAAAATTGTAAGCTTAAGAATaagaaacagattttaaaattagacaaagataacctgagaaaaaacaaaagtcagtttttaaatgatgattcatttattaaggaaaaaagccatccaaacctacctgatcctATGTGGAAAAGCTCTTTCCCTCcctgttaaatcatgaattaacacattttttgaaaagctgAGGTCAATTTCACcatccacacccaggcctgattactgccagacccgTTGagtccagaaatcccttaaatagaaccggtctgacaaagtgaagtcaGCTAAAAGATCTCCTTGtaggactaataaaggaatatcttatcttatcaaCACCTCATTGAACTATCTAAagagaacagatgagaaacaaagtcactgacatgtATCAGTCTGGagagggttacaaagacatttctaaggctttgggactccaccCAAGCATGgggagagccattacccactaaggggaaaacttggaacagtggccaaccttcccaggagtggccagcctaccaaagtGACTCCAAGAGCGTATGgctgactcatccaggaggtcccagaagaacccagagcaacatctaaagacttgcaggcctcactggctcagttaaggtcagagttcatgattcaacaataaagccttgtccacacagacatgaaaacaagatatgttttctgtaaacgtgggatcatttcaggaaatgtcttcagtcgtttcagtggttccatgctaaTGCAAAGACTGTTGTTTATATGTCGAGCCTGTTTGTGGCGCTGTGATGGTGCCACGGAAATAgcacaaaaagagagaagatgattACAGAGCATGCGTATGAAGCTTTTGTGCCGCACATGGCACCAAACTTGAATGCCCTTGAGGGAACAGATGTGCTCCCTGACCATTGTtcgacgtaatcgtttcaagaaagacgCAGttatacagatttgttcactctgggacaaAAACAGCACTTATGGCCTCCCAAAACACTGTTTTCGTGTGGATGAAATGGCAATAAAACAAAGCACTTAAGCATATTATCCTGAATTCGTCTGTGTAGATGAGGCCTAAGatagagactgggcaaaaatggcatcatgggagagttccaaggcaaaaccactgctgaccagaAAGAACActaaggctcgtctcacatttgactagaagcatcctgatgatccccaagacttctgggaaaatattctgagacTGACCAGACTAAAGTTTTGGAAGGTGTGGGTCCTGTCCCATCCGGAGTAAAACTTCTCCTTCATAATGACCATTATTGTGGCTCCACTTGTTTAGCTTTTGAGGTTTTGGATTAACTCCTTTTTATTTCCTCCAGGCAGTGAGCTGATGGGCGGGGCCAGTGTCAGCCCTGATGATGACGTGTTCATCCACCTGGCCAAGGTGTACTCTAACAACCACGCCAACATGCACCAAGGTGACCGCTGCGCCGACGGAAGGCCATTCCTGGAGGGCATCACTAACGGGTACCAGTGGTACCCTCTGATAGGTAATATCATAGATGTATGTAACTCAGTGATTTTAAAGCATTCAGACCATAAGGAAGtggtttttgtctctttcaaaTTAAGATTATTTTCTACAGgtgttaatttcatggtttaAACGAGGACTAAAGGAAAGATGACAGCAGTGAACACCCTAATCTTTACTTTATATATTAAATAAAGGAAACTTTAGATCCAAAGACAGCCTTGAATGTTGAATGACGTGGAtcattctttaaaaaagaataattcCTGGACAGGCTTGGGTAGAAACCTgctgagcagagagagaggagtcaCTGATCTGCCTCCTCGTGTTTCCTGCTGCAGAAACTTGATCACTGCAATGTGATCACCTCACTGACAGCAGCTTCACCTCACTGAGCAATGCAATGTTACTATAGACAGCAATGCTACGCCCAGTAATCCTTTCATACACCAAAAATAACGATAGGGTCTATTGAGAATGGTAAATGTTTGGAAGAGGAAGTCTAGCATGAATAAAATAGTCAAACTGTGCATTAATAAgactgtttgcatgtgtgtgtccaGGTGGGATGCAGGACTATAACTACGTGTGGGCTCAGTGTTTGGAGCTGACTCTGGAGATTTCCTGCTGTAAGTTTCCTCCGGTTAACCAACTTCCTGCTCTGTGGACGGAGAACAGGAAGGCTCTGCTGGCCTTCATCCAGCAGGTTCACCTGGGTCAGTACCTTTCAGTCTGTTCACCTGaagtctggtttgttttctATATACCATGTGGGGAAAGTGTGCAGCGTTCAAGTACATTAGTCTGTATTTATAACTTTAATCATGTGACCTACATGGAGGCCTGGAGGGCATAAGAGCTGTGAAGagtggcagcagccattgaccactatgtggagctgcagcactgggcGTGTTTCACCATCTGTAAAATCATTCTGCAGCACAGAGACCGTATTTAAATTTCTAAAAACAGAGATTTCACAGCCAGAACTTAGTTTTAGTGATCGTTACTTACAGGTATATCTACATTACCACCACGATAAAAGTCTATTaaagctcttttcagtgattttaaaagccaagtcaggaattggAGTCTCAACGAAGATCATCAGTAAACCAAGAAGAAGTCTGCAGAAGAGGCGCCTTCAAGCAAcactgaagtctgctaaggacaacctggagaaagattctgaTCCTGGAAGCatgatgagaccaaactagagctctttggccatagagacgttggtgatgtttggagaaagaagggagaggacACCTTCCCCACAGTGGAACATGGTGGGAGGAttatgctgtagggatgcttcagTGCGTCCTCAGTCAGCAGctaaactgggtctgggtcatcTCTTTGTCTTCAACAATGACCCAAAATATCTGCAACTCCTGGTGATGAAccacctccagaagaccaaagtcaGCCTTAGTGACCAGCCTGACTAAAGCCCTGACTTACATCCAGTTGAAAACCTGTGGGTGAACTAAAGATAAAGGTctatgccagaagaccatcaggCGCTTGACAGATTAATAACTAATAATTTGTGTCCTCAACTCTATGTTAGTATATAATCAAAA
This region includes:
- the cpm gene encoding carboxypeptidase M; amino-acid sequence: MSSLLLFLLPLLILHAAWTLEFRYHNNQEIQQYLLRTNASNPDITHVYSIGRSVKGQELWVLVLGLSPRHHTVGIPEFKYVGNMHGNEVLGRVVLLHLINDLVSGYRNNESWAVQLLNSTRIHILPTMNPDGFDASDTDCILSTGRYNFNGIDLNRNFPDAFSGLRKQQPDVEKREAEVRAVIDWLKMESFVLSANLHGGALVASYPYDNSNGGSELMGGASVSPDDDVFIHLAKVYSNNHANMHQGDRCADGRPFLEGITNGYQWYPLIGGMQDYNYVWAQCLELTLEISCCKFPPVNQLPALWTENRKALLAFIQQVHLGVKGQVFNGAGVPVQNAEVEVKGRKNLCPFRTDKNGEYYRLLLPGNYTFTVRYPGHEVLTETLNIPHGPDQYSAMKHNFRLRQLSTTPGHASASTTPTSLSPTCNHTLNLTGSGTTSIPTWTRLGLILGLAAVLRSLID